A region of the Candidatus Dadabacteria bacterium genome:
TCCCTGTTGCTTCAAAGAACCAAAGAAGAGTTTGGAGATGTTTTTGAATCGGATGATAAGATAGGGCTGTCCGATCTTTCACTGGGTTTTGCGGTCCTTAAACTTCAATCCGTTTCGCTTTCCGCTTCTTCTTCGGACGCGCAAGGTTTGGCATTTCAGAAGTTTCTTTCTCACCATGAGAAGGGCGGCAGGGGGCAATTTTTTACTCCGGAGCCCATTGTTGATTTTTGTGTTGATATTTTGCAGCCTGAGCCCTCGGATTTGATTGCGGATCCCGCATGCGGAAGCGGAGGCTTCCTGATTTCTTCTTTGAGGTATATTGAATCAAGACACGGAGATGCCGATGTCAGGGAAATCATATCCGGCAATTTATTCGGGTTTGACATTAACAAGAGCGTTGCCCGTATGGCAAAGATGAAGTTATTGCTGGAATCCAATGCCAAAACCAATATAGGTTGCCTTAATTCACTTACGGCCCTTGATGGGAAAAGTCCGGCAAATCTGTGTTCTTTGAGCAAGGATTCTTTTGACGGCTTTGATATTATATTGACCAACCCGCCTTTCGGAGGGAAGATAACAAACAGGGAAGTCCTTGTTAACTACGATCTTGGTTACAAATGGTCGGGGTCAAATGATGCGTATTATAAAACCAACACATTGAGAAATTCTCAATCCACCGAGGCTTTGTTCATAGAAAAGTGTTTGAAACTTCTCAAAGAAAGAGGGCGGATGGGCATAGTGTTGCCTAACGGGTATTTTGAAAGCCCTTCATTGCAGTATCTGAGATCTTACATAAAACAGGTTGCCAATATCATGGCAATTGTCAAACTGCCCGAAGATGCTTTTATTCCTTATGGAACAGGAGTTAAAACATCGCTTTTGTTTGTTGAAAAGAAAGGCAAAAGAAACAAGAAAAGTTCTTCCGTTTTCTTTGGCAAAATAAATAAACTCGGCTATCAGGGAAACAAAAACGGAACCCCTGTTTACAAGAAGGATCAATACGGTATGGATTTGAAAAATGAGAAAGGGGACTTGCTGATAGATGAGGACTTTTCCGTTGTTGTCGGGGATTACAAGTCCTTTCAGAAGCAAAACCATATTGAAACGGAACATTCTTTTTCAGTTGACGCTGAAAGTCTGAACGGAAGGTTTGATTATAATTTTTACTCACCGCGCAACCGCCATATAATAAGCATTCTTGAGACAAGCAGGAGTGTTAAACTCGGCGATGTGGTGGAAGTTGTAAAGACAAAGAGT
Encoded here:
- a CDS encoding N-6 DNA methylase; its protein translation is MNLNLENRDFASLVSKPELFRDDNLLKRFEEIHDCIYANDGLSSQQTLEEVVKLLFVKFYDERNGNKEFYISPDETGELERSSLSLSLRKRLSLLLQRTKEEFGDVFESDDKIGLSDLSLGFAVLKLQSVSLSASSSDAQGLAFQKFLSHHEKGGRGQFFTPEPIVDFCVDILQPEPSDLIADPACGSGGFLISSLRYIESRHGDADVREIISGNLFGFDINKSVARMAKMKLLLESNAKTNIGCLNSLTALDGKSPANLCSLSKDSFDGFDIILTNPPFGGKITNREVLVNYDLGYKWSGSNDAYYKTNTLRNSQSTEALFIEKCLKLLKERGRMGIVLPNGYFESPSLQYLRSYIKQVANIMAIVKLPEDAFIPYGTGVKTSLLFVEKKGKRNKKSSSVFFGKINKLGYQGNKNGTPVYKKDQYGMDLKNEKGDLLIDEDFSVVVGDYKSFQKQNHIETEHSFSVDAESLNGRFDYNFYSPRNRHIISILETSRSVKLGDVVEVVKTKSKKLNDSDRKVEYVELSDIDTNFFAIVNSTSYRVHELPSRASFELKAGNIITAIAGNSVGTRKHATALVTEEHEGCICSNGFRVFSNFKINPYYLLYFMKSEMFLKQMNIYRTGAAIPNVSDTDLLNILIDLPEDSVVEQIGRKVQESLGLAQESRKVFESIDAHNERKIL